In Malus sylvestris chromosome 15, drMalSylv7.2, whole genome shotgun sequence, a single genomic region encodes these proteins:
- the LOC126603840 gene encoding ABC transporter F family member 4-like isoform X1, protein MGRKKTEESGASAKAKSTGKDASKDGKKEKISVSAMLASMDQKPDKPKKGASSSAKAKAAPNRQSYTDGIDLPSSDEEDEDVLEEGQQEVNVSNQQKRQESKPLDVSISDKEMKKRAQKDRLAAHAIEQAKKEALKDDHDAFTVVIGSRASVLDGEDGDANVKDITVENFSVSARGKELLKNASVKITHGKRYGLVGPNGMGKSTLLKLLAWRKIPVPKNIDVLLVEQEVVGDDRTALEAVVSANEELVKIRKEVADLQNSASADEKDSFDDDAGEKLSELYEKLQLMGSDSAEAQASKILAGLGFTQDMQGRPTKSFSGGWRMRISLARALFVQPTLLLLDEPTNHLDLRAVLWLEEYLCRWKKTLVVVSHDRDFLNTVCSEIIHLHDLKLHIYRGNFDDFETGYEQRRKEVNKKFEIYDKQMKAAKRSGSRVQQEKVKDKAKSAAAKEASKNKAKGKVDEDDAPAEAPRKWRDYSVEFHFPEPTELTPPLLQLVEVSFSYPNREDFRLSGVDVGIDMGTRVAIVGPNGAGKSTLLNLLAGDLVPSEGEVRRSQKLRIGRYSQHFVDLLTMGETPVQYLLRLHPDQEGLSKQEAVRAKLGKFGLPSHNHLTPIAKLSGGQKARVVFTSISMSRPHILLLDEPTNHLDMQSIDALADALDEFTGGVVLVSHDSRLISRVCENEERSEIWVVENGTVTPYPGTFEEYKEELQREIKEEVDD, encoded by the coding sequence ATGGGAAGAAAGAAGACGGAGGAGAGTGGTGCATCCGCGAAGGCTAAGTCGACCGGCAAAGATGCTTCTAAAGAtgggaaaaaagagaaaatatcaGTCTCTGCAATGTTGGCCAGCATGGACCAGAAACCCGATAAGCCCAAGAAAGGAGCTTCCTCTAGTGCAAAGGCAAAAGCAGCTCCAAATCGTCAATCATACACTGATGGTATTGATCTCCCTTCctctgatgaagaagatgaggatgTGTTGGAAGAGGGCCAACAAGAAGTAAATGTATCCAATCAGCAAAAGCGGCAAGAATCTAAGCCACTTGATGTGTCTATATCTGATAAAGAGATGAAAAAGCGTGCCCAGAAGGACCGTCTTGCTGCCCATGCCATTGAGCAGGCTAAGAAGGAGGCCCTTAAAGATGACCACGATGCTTTCACTGTTGTTATTGGAAGTCGTGCATCGGTACTTGATGGCGAAGATGGTGATGCTAATGTTAAGGATATAACAGTAGAAAATTTCTCTGTGTCTGCTCGGGGAAAGGAACTTCTGAAGAACGCATCAGTGAAGATAACACATGGGAAGAGATATGGTTTGGTTGGGCCCAATGGAATGGGCAAGTCTACTCTCTTGAAGCTTCTTGCTTGGAGGAAGATTCCAGTAccaaaaaatattgatgtgcTTTTGGTTGAGCAGGAGGTAGTTGGTGATGACAGAACTGCTCTTGAAGCAGTTGTTTCAGCTAATGAAGAACTTGTAAAAATCCGAAAAGAGGTTGCAGATTTGCAGAATTCAGCTTCCGCTGATGAAAAGGACAGTTTTGATGATGATGCAGGAGAGAAGCTCTCTGAATTGTATGAGAAATTGCAGTTGATGGGATCAGATTCAGCTGAAGCTCAGGCTTCAAAAATTCTTGCTGGGTTGGGGTTCACGCAGGATATGCAAGGCCGTCCAACTAAGTCCTTCAGTGGTGGGTGGAGGATGAGAATTTCATTGGCAAGGGCACTTTTTGTTCAGCCAACTCTTTTGTTGCTTGATGAACCCACCAACCATCTCGACTTGAGGGCTGTTCTCTGGTTGGAGGAATACTTGTGCCGCTGGAAAAAAACTTTGGTCGTTGTCTCACATGACCGGGATTTTCTTAACACGGTTTGCAGTGAGATTATTCATCTGCATGATCTGAAACTTCACATCTACCGAggaaattttgatgattttgaaaCTGGTTATGAGCAACGTCGGAAAGAGGTgaacaaaaagtttgaaatttaTGACAAGCAGATGAAAGCTGCCAAAAGGAGTGGAAGTCGGGTCCAACAGGAGAAAGTGAAGGATAAAGCTAAGTCTGCAGCAGCTAAGGAAGCATCAAAGAACAAGGCCAAGGGAAAAGTTGATGAAGATGACGCACCAGCTGAGGCTCCTAGGAAATGGAGAGATTACAGTGTGGAGTTCCACTTTCCTGAACCTACAGAGCTTACTCCTCCACTTTTGCAACTTGTTGAAGTCAGCTTCAGTTATCCGAATCGGGAGGATTTCAGGCTGTCAGGTGTTGATGTTGGTATTGATATGGGGACTCGTGTAGCCATTGTTGGACCTAACGGAGCTGGAAAGTCTACTCTGCTCAACCTTCTTGCAGGTGATTTGGTTCCTTCGGAGGGTGAAGTACGGAGGAGTCAGAAGTTGAGGATCGGTAGGTATTCGCAACACTTTGTGGACCTCCTGACAATGGGCGAGACCCCGGTTCAGTACCTTCTCCGGCTTCATCCAGACCAAGAGGGACTTAGCAAGCAAGAGGCTGTTCGTGCAAAGCTTGGAAAATTTGGACTCCCCAGCCACAACCATCTCACTCCCATTGCAAAATTATCTGGAGGGCAGAAAGCCCGAGTTGTGTTCACGTCGATATCCATGTCAAGGCCCCACATTTTGCTGTTGGATGAACCAACGAATCATTTGGATATGCAGAGTATTGACGCACTGGCCGATGCACTTGACGAATTCACCGGTGGAGTTGTACTGGTGAGTCATGACTCTAGGCTGATATCGCGCGTGTGCGAGAACGAAGAGAGGAGTGAAATTTGGGTTGTTGAGAATGGCACGGTGACCCCTTACCCTGGGACTTTTGAGGAGTACAAGGAGGAGCTACAAAGAGAAATTAAAGAGGAGGTCGATGACTGA
- the LOC126603840 gene encoding ABC transporter F family member 4-like isoform X2: MRTCFVKEKIVYQEIAGCGFPLKTRRNRHWLKVEYQLLITAMGRKKTEESGASAKAKSTGKDASKDGKKEKISVSAMLASMDQKPDKPKKGASSSAKAKAAPNRQSYTDGIDLPSSDEEDEDVLEEGQQEVNVSNQQKRQESKPLDVSISDKEMKKRAQKDRLAAHAIEQAKKEALKDDHDAFTVVIGSRASVLDGEDGDANVKDITVENFSVSARGKELLKNASVKITHGKRYGLVGPNGMGKSTLLKLLAWRKIPVPKNIDVLLVEQEVVGDDRTALEAVVSANEELVKIRKEVADLQNSASADEKDSFDDDAGEKLSELYEKLQLMGSDSAEAQASKILAGLGFTQDMQGRPTKSFSGGWRMRISLARALFVQPTLLLLDEPTNHLDLRAVLWLEEYLCRWKKTLVVVSHDRDFLNTVCSEIIHLHDLKLHIYRGNFDDFETGYEQRRKEVNKKFEIYDKQMKAAKRSGSRVQQEKVKDKAKSAAAKEASKNKAKGKVDEDDAPAEAPRKWRDYSVEFHFPEPTELTPPLLQLVEVSFSYPNREDFRLSGVDVGIDMGTRVAIVGPNGAGKSTLLNLLAGDLVPSEGEVRRSQKLRIGRYSQHFVDLLTMGETPVQYLLRLHPDQEGLSKQEAVRAKLGKFGLPSHNHLTPIAKLSGGQKARVVFTSISMSRPHILLLDEPTNHLDMQSIDALADALDEFTGGVVLVSHDSRLISRVCENEERSEIWVVENGTVTPYPGTFEEYKEELQREIKEEVDD; encoded by the exons ATGCGTACTTGTTTTGTGAAAGAGAAAATTGTGTATCAAGAAATTGCGGGTTGCGGCTTTCCTCTGAAAACGCGAAGAAATCGCCACTGGCTTAAAGTTGAATATCAGCTTTTG ATAACTGCAATGGGAAGAAAGAAGACGGAGGAGAGTGGTGCATCCGCGAAGGCTAAGTCGACCGGCAAAGATGCTTCTAAAGAtgggaaaaaagagaaaatatcaGTCTCTGCAATGTTGGCCAGCATGGACCAGAAACCCGATAAGCCCAAGAAAGGAGCTTCCTCTAGTGCAAAGGCAAAAGCAGCTCCAAATCGTCAATCATACACTGATGGTATTGATCTCCCTTCctctgatgaagaagatgaggatgTGTTGGAAGAGGGCCAACAAGAAGTAAATGTATCCAATCAGCAAAAGCGGCAAGAATCTAAGCCACTTGATGTGTCTATATCTGATAAAGAGATGAAAAAGCGTGCCCAGAAGGACCGTCTTGCTGCCCATGCCATTGAGCAGGCTAAGAAGGAGGCCCTTAAAGATGACCACGATGCTTTCACTGTTGTTATTGGAAGTCGTGCATCGGTACTTGATGGCGAAGATGGTGATGCTAATGTTAAGGATATAACAGTAGAAAATTTCTCTGTGTCTGCTCGGGGAAAGGAACTTCTGAAGAACGCATCAGTGAAGATAACACATGGGAAGAGATATGGTTTGGTTGGGCCCAATGGAATGGGCAAGTCTACTCTCTTGAAGCTTCTTGCTTGGAGGAAGATTCCAGTAccaaaaaatattgatgtgcTTTTGGTTGAGCAGGAGGTAGTTGGTGATGACAGAACTGCTCTTGAAGCAGTTGTTTCAGCTAATGAAGAACTTGTAAAAATCCGAAAAGAGGTTGCAGATTTGCAGAATTCAGCTTCCGCTGATGAAAAGGACAGTTTTGATGATGATGCAGGAGAGAAGCTCTCTGAATTGTATGAGAAATTGCAGTTGATGGGATCAGATTCAGCTGAAGCTCAGGCTTCAAAAATTCTTGCTGGGTTGGGGTTCACGCAGGATATGCAAGGCCGTCCAACTAAGTCCTTCAGTGGTGGGTGGAGGATGAGAATTTCATTGGCAAGGGCACTTTTTGTTCAGCCAACTCTTTTGTTGCTTGATGAACCCACCAACCATCTCGACTTGAGGGCTGTTCTCTGGTTGGAGGAATACTTGTGCCGCTGGAAAAAAACTTTGGTCGTTGTCTCACATGACCGGGATTTTCTTAACACGGTTTGCAGTGAGATTATTCATCTGCATGATCTGAAACTTCACATCTACCGAggaaattttgatgattttgaaaCTGGTTATGAGCAACGTCGGAAAGAGGTgaacaaaaagtttgaaatttaTGACAAGCAGATGAAAGCTGCCAAAAGGAGTGGAAGTCGGGTCCAACAGGAGAAAGTGAAGGATAAAGCTAAGTCTGCAGCAGCTAAGGAAGCATCAAAGAACAAGGCCAAGGGAAAAGTTGATGAAGATGACGCACCAGCTGAGGCTCCTAGGAAATGGAGAGATTACAGTGTGGAGTTCCACTTTCCTGAACCTACAGAGCTTACTCCTCCACTTTTGCAACTTGTTGAAGTCAGCTTCAGTTATCCGAATCGGGAGGATTTCAGGCTGTCAGGTGTTGATGTTGGTATTGATATGGGGACTCGTGTAGCCATTGTTGGACCTAACGGAGCTGGAAAGTCTACTCTGCTCAACCTTCTTGCAGGTGATTTGGTTCCTTCGGAGGGTGAAGTACGGAGGAGTCAGAAGTTGAGGATCGGTAGGTATTCGCAACACTTTGTGGACCTCCTGACAATGGGCGAGACCCCGGTTCAGTACCTTCTCCGGCTTCATCCAGACCAAGAGGGACTTAGCAAGCAAGAGGCTGTTCGTGCAAAGCTTGGAAAATTTGGACTCCCCAGCCACAACCATCTCACTCCCATTGCAAAATTATCTGGAGGGCAGAAAGCCCGAGTTGTGTTCACGTCGATATCCATGTCAAGGCCCCACATTTTGCTGTTGGATGAACCAACGAATCATTTGGATATGCAGAGTATTGACGCACTGGCCGATGCACTTGACGAATTCACCGGTGGAGTTGTACTGGTGAGTCATGACTCTAGGCTGATATCGCGCGTGTGCGAGAACGAAGAGAGGAGTGAAATTTGGGTTGTTGAGAATGGCACGGTGACCCCTTACCCTGGGACTTTTGAGGAGTACAAGGAGGAGCTACAAAGAGAAATTAAAGAGGAGGTCGATGACTGA